The genomic region ACGTGCGACGAAGCCGTCCAACGCGCGCAGTACGTTAGGGAAATCAGCGATGCCCACCAGGTCGCCGGACTCATAGAAGCCGATCAGGTTGCGGATCCAGGGGAAGGTGGCGATGTCGGCGATGCTGTAGTCGTCACCCATGATCCAGGTGCGGCCCAACAGGCGTTTTTCCAATACTTGCAGCAAGCGCCGGGATTCGGCGGCGTAACGGTCCCGCGGGCGCTTGTCTTCATAAGCCTTGCCGGCGAACTTGTTGAAGAAGCCTAGCTGGCCAAACATCGGGCCGATCCCGGCCATCTGGAACATCAGCCATTGCAGGGTTTCATAACGGGTGGCCGGGTCTTCGGAGAGCAACTGGCTGGTTTTTTCCGCCAGGTAGATCAGGATTGCGCCGGACTCGAACAACGCCAGCGGCTGCCCACCCGGGCCATTGGGGTCAATGATCGCGGGGATCTTGTTGTTGGGGTTCAGGGACAGGAACTCGGGGGACAGCTGGTCATGGGTGTCGAAACTGACCTTGTGCGCCTCATAGGGCAGGCCCAGTTCTTCGAGCATGATCGACACCTTGACGCCGTTGGGCGTGGGTAACGAATACAGCTGCAAACGTTCCGGATGCTGGGCGGGCCATTTACTGTTGATCGGGAAAGCGGCAAGTGCATTCATTGAAGAATCCCTGGACGGAAAAGCCTCATGATAGTCATCCCCCCGTTGTCGTGCATGGGTCATCGTTGCGCAACATTCCCCGGTTAGTATCCCGAGTGGCGAACCAAAGCGCCTGAATGCACTCTTAAGTGCGCCCGAAGGGTGAATGGAGGCACCTTGCTATATCGACAGGGAACACCGCAGGACGCTTTCAGCGTCGCTGGGGCCGGGCTTGTCCGCCTTAATCCGACGCATGAAGACTCGAACCTATAATGAAGATCAAGCCTCTGCGCCTCGTGCAACGACTCAAACGTTATTCATACATGATGTTACCGCTGCTGCTGGTCAGCGCGGCCATCGTCACCGTCCTCGATGCCCGTGAAAGCCGTGCGCAACCCGTGGACGGCGTGCAAACCCTGGTATTCCTGCGCCACGGCGAAAAACCGGCCGGCGGTCTGGGCCAGCTCAATTGCCAGGGCCTGAACCGCGCCATGAACCTGGCCACGGTGCTGCCGGAAAAATTCGGCAAAGCCAACTACGTGTTTGCGGCCAACCCGACGCGCAATGTCGAGGAAGGCGAGCTGGATAATTCCTACAGCTACATTCGTCCGCTGATGACCATCAGCCCCAGCGCCATCAAGCTCGGCCTGCCGGTGAATATCAAGTTTTCGGCAAATGACACCAGCGCCCTCGCCGACGAACTGGTTGAAGACAAGTATCACAACGCGACGATCTACACCGCCTGGTCCCACGGCTACCTGCCGGAACTGATCAACAAGGTCGCCAGCGAAGCCGTCGGCGAAAAGCACACCATCACCGAAGACTGGTCCGGCAATGACTATGACTCGCTCTACGTGCTGACACTGACCTGGCACAACGGTAAGGCCTCGCTGCTCAGCCGCAACTATAAGCAGGGGTTGAACAACGGCGAGGAAAGCTGTCCGGATCCGACCCAGGTCAGTACAGATATCTGAAGCTTGGGCCGCAGGGGCGTATGATGCCCGGCTATTGACTCACCTGCGGATTCTCTCCATGTCCAACCTCGCTTCCACCCAGCCCCGCCGGGGCTGGTCGTTCTGGTGGAAACCAGCGCTGTTTCTCCTGGTGGCCTGCATCGGCCTCTACTACGTGAAATGGTCGCCCTATTACCTCAAGGCGTTTGTAGCAGCCGACAACCACAGCATCGGTGCCTCGATTCTCAATGACCAGCAAAGCTCGCCCCTGGCGGCGGCGCTGGCCTATGCCCAGG from Pseudomonas synxantha harbors:
- a CDS encoding glutathione S-transferase N-terminal domain-containing protein, with amino-acid sequence MNALAAFPINSKWPAQHPERLQLYSLPTPNGVKVSIMLEELGLPYEAHKVSFDTHDQLSPEFLSLNPNNKIPAIIDPNGPGGQPLALFESGAILIYLAEKTSQLLSEDPATRYETLQWLMFQMAGIGPMFGQLGFFNKFAGKAYEDKRPRDRYAAESRRLLQVLEKRLLGRTWIMGDDYSIADIATFPWIRNLIGFYESGDLVGIADFPNVLRALDGFVARPAVIRGLNIPS